The region GCACCATTGTCCGCGTCAATCCGCTCGGGACGGAGGACTTCGAGCGGGACCTCGCCGCCCTGTACCAGACCCCGTACCGCACCGTGATGCTGGCCAAGACGGAGGACGGAAGCGCCGTCGCCCGGGCGCTCGCCGGTTTCACCGTCGTCGCCCTGCTGGAAACGGCGCTCGGCGTGGTACGGGCCGCGGACATTGCCGCTGCGGAGAACGTGGCGGCCCTGATGTGGGGCGCCGAGGACCTGCTGGCTTCGCTCGGCGGGGAATCCAGCCGCCACCAGGACGGCACCTACCGCAGCGTCGCCGTGCAGGCCCGCTCCACGGTGCTGCTCGCCGCCGGCGCCTTCGGCAAGGGGGCCATCGACTCGATCTACGGCAACATCCCGGATACCGAGGGACTGGAGGTCGAAGCGCGCGACGCCGTCGCCTCGGGGTTCGCGGCCAAGGCCTGCATCCATCCCGGCCAGGTCGCTGCCGTGCGCGCCGCCTACGCACCCGACCCCGCAGACGTCACCTACGCCGAGCAGGTGCTGGCCGAGGCCGGGAACCACGGGGGAGTGTTTAACTTCCGCGGACAAATGATCGACGGTCCGCTGCTGAAGCAGGCCGAGCAGACGCTGCGGCGCGCGCAGGGCTGATTCCGGCCGTGACGGCCGCTACTCTTTCATCATGCGCATAGTCATAGCGGGAGCCCACG is a window of Arthrobacter sp. zg-Y1171 DNA encoding:
- a CDS encoding CoA ester lyase is translated as MTTFPMGPALLFCPGDRPERFGKAAERADAVILDLEDAVAPRDKEAARKNIIAAELDPERTIVRVNPLGTEDFERDLAALYQTPYRTVMLAKTEDGSAVARALAGFTVVALLETALGVVRAADIAAAENVAALMWGAEDLLASLGGESSRHQDGTYRSVAVQARSTVLLAAGAFGKGAIDSIYGNIPDTEGLEVEARDAVASGFAAKACIHPGQVAAVRAAYAPDPADVTYAEQVLAEAGNHGGVFNFRGQMIDGPLLKQAEQTLRRAQG